Part of the Sphingobacterium sp. LZ7M1 genome, CAGGCAAAAGTTCACTTTTTTTGATTTTTATTTTCTGGTTTAACTTAAAATTCCCCCTATCTATTTCGGAAAGCATAGCCAGCCCAATATGAAATTTGAACACACTTTGCATTGGAAAATGTCTTTCTCCATTTATTGAAAACACATCCTGTCCATTATTTCCAAGTACTGCAACCCCTATAGTAGCATTCTTTGATGAAATGATTTTTTGTATTTCTTGTTTTAACGAATCTATCGGTTGAGCAAAAGTATTGCAAACCGTGAGTAATAAAATAATAGCTGTTAATTGAAATATTTTCATTTTATTTTCTGTCTTTATGATTATGGTGTCTCTTTACAATGCCCGCTAACGTTGTTCGGCTTTGCGTTCGGGCGGGTTTCGGAGCACAAAAGCCTAAATTTATTTCTAATGTTTAATCGAAGCACAAGGCTTCAAGTTTATACGTCAGCCCGCCTGACGCAAAACCGATGTTAGCAGTAGTGCTTATGCAGTTGTCCACTGTTTAGGTAGTCCAACTTTTTTAAGCATTTCATTTGCTTTTTCCAATTTGTCTGGGAATAGGATTTTGTCGTCAAACTTGTTTAACGCTTTGTCCACCCGAACAATCGGAATTTTACGTTTCTTTATTTCAGTTGTTACTTTCATATCAATTGAATTTTGATTTTACAAAGTTAATTATTTTTTTGTTTTCCTACGCACTAAAAATCCGTCATATTCAACATTTTTTTTGAACGGAAACCAATCCTCATCTTTCTCGCCCAAAACTTCAAAGTCTTCTGTTACTTCCGAAAGAAATTTTGTTATTCCCATTCGGTAAAGTCTTGTTCGGGATTTTGTGCTACCTGTCGCATAAATCCAAGCGTTCGGATATTTGTCGGTAAAAGCGTAAAGCGTTGCGGCAACTGTCGCCAAAACTTTTTCGCTATCCCCATTGTTTGAAATTACTTTATCGTCTATGTCGCCTGTTGTTAGGTCTTTGTCGCCAAACGCAAGGTTGTAAACGTTTTTCACGTTGGTTTCTTGGAAACGCACAAGTTTTTCAATTAAGCCTTTCTGTCCTTCGCTTGTAAATTCAAAGGTCATTAACTTGTCGCTCGATGCCAACGGATACTTTGGTAATTTCATTTCCTACTTCTTTCTTTCAGTTCAAATTTTTGTCAAAGATACGATTTTTTTCGTCACGCATTACTGCTAATGGCTCGGCGAATTGGCGAAGTAGCGAAGCTGTATCGAAGATACAAAAGCGGAGCTATTTAGCCAAGTCGCTTGTTGTAAGCAGTCCGCGAAGCGGCGGCTTACGGCAAGCGACGTAAGTCGCCGAGCCATTGTTAGCAAGGAGCGCAGCGGATTGCTAACA contains:
- a CDS encoding DUF4197 domain-containing protein, producing MKVTTEIKKRKIPIVRVDKALNKFDDKILFPDKLEKANEMLKKVGLPKQWTTA